The genomic window TAATACAAAATTTTCGGCGGTTTTTCACCATCGCGATGCAGCCGCGCCGCCAAGCGCAAGTTGAAGCCAGGATAGTCGATGAGAATAACCACCTCGGGCTTTCGCCGTGCGACTTCGCGCTCCAGCGTTTTCATTACCCGGTGAAAAAAACGCAGATGGCGCAGAATTTCGGTGAAGCCAACCACAGCCATGTCGCGAACGTGAAACAGCAGCTCCATGCCGGCGGCGGCCATGCCATCGCCGCCGATGCCGAAAATTTCCGTTTGCGGCGCGAGTTGTTTTATCGCGCGCACGACGCCGGCGCCGTGCAAATCACCGCTCGCTTCGCCGGCGACGATCAGCACGCTAAATTTGTTCGACATCATTTCCTGGCGTCAAAATCAAGTGATTGGAAAATCGCCAAATCATTTTGCTCTCATCGTTTTCGTTGCAATTCCCTTTTTGTTGCAAGCTGTTTTATCAGACAGGCTTCAGGTTGCGAATTTCCACCGCAAAAAAATGGCCAGCGTGATCAAAAACGTGCTGAGCAGCGTGTCCTTTTCGATTTTCACGACGCGCTTGAATGGCATGGCTGGAACGTGCTGCGGGCGAAAGGGCCGGAGGCGGGGCAAAAAGCGCGGCACCTGCGCGAGATAATCTTCGTAAATTTGGCCGAAGTGTTTTCGCAAATGTTCTTCTTCAAGAGAAACGATGAAACCGTATTGCACACTGAAGAGCGCGATGAAGACGATCAGCATCCACGGCATCCACGCCGCGGCCATCAGGCAAAACCCCAGTGCGATCAAAAAATTGCCGAGATACAACGGATTGCGCACGTGGGCAAAAGGCCCGTGCGTGATCAGCTCCGCGCCGGCGCCCGCTTCCCCGGTGGTGCGTGTCGCACCGCCGGCATGGCCGACAGCCCACAGGCGCAAACACTCGCCCAGGCAGGTGATGACAAATCCGCCCATCAAACTCGCGGGGCAAGGTTCGGCCCAAATCAAAATTGCCAATAGCAAAGGAATCGGCGTGTAGCTGCGATATTTAAAAAAAAATTTCCGCAAGTCCATTCTTGAAATTTTTTGAAAATCAAACCCCGATTCCCAGCAACTCAACCAAGGCTTTTGCGACATCTACAACCCCCGAAAGGAGCCGCCGTCAACCAAAAATGTGCTGCCGGTGATGAAGCTGGCGCGTTTGCTGGCTAAAAAGGCGATCAACGCGCCGACTTCTTCGGGGCGGCCCATGCGGCCAAGAGGGATCGTGCTTTCGGCGCGCGCCAGGGCCTCCTCAAACGTGATACCGTCGCGCTTGGCGTGCATGTGCAGCAACTCGTCGACGCGATCGGTGCGCACCCAGCCCGGTGCCACATTGTTGACCGTGATGTTGTGCGGGGCCAACTCGAAAGACAAGCTTTTGCCGAAGCCGATCATGGCGGGTCTGAGTGTATTGGAAATCATGGCGCCGTCGAGCGTCTGCCGCGCTGCAATCGAGGCGATGTTCACGATGCGCCCCCATTTGTGTTTTTTCATGTGTGGAATGGCAGCGGCGCACAGGCGCATCATGCTCATTAAAACCAGATCGAAGCCGATAGCCCAGTGCTCTTCCGTGACGTCGGCGAACATGCCGGTCGGCGGCCCACCGGCGTTGTTGACGAGAATATCGAGCCGGCCAAATCGCTCGACGCAGCGCTGGATCAGCCTGGTTACATCTTCGGCGCGCGTGACATCCGCGACCATCGCCTCGACTTCACCGCCGTTCAATGCCCGAATCGCCCCGACCGCCTGCTCGAGCGCAACCGCGCCGCGAGCGCAGATAAAAACATTCACTCCTTCTTGGACCAAAACCTCGGCGGTCGCGCGTCCCAAACCGCGGCTCGAGGCCGTCACCAACGCCACTTTTCCGGCAATATCGAGATCCATGGAAGTTCCTTTCGATTTTTTACTTTATCTCCGGCCCGGCCAGCCAATCATAACCAATCGCATTATCGTAATGCGGAATGCGGCCTTCGTCGTTGGGATCGTATACGGACGACGTCACATAAAAAAGATGCGTCACACCGCCCAAGGCCTTGCAACCGTGCGCCACGCCCGGCGGAATTTTCACCACTTTGGTGGGATAGTTTTCGCCCATAAAAATCGTTTGCAACTCGCCTTGTGTTGACGAATGAGGGCGCTTGTCGAACAACACCAATTTCAAATTGCCGATCGGCACGTACCACCAATCGGTTTGAACCTTATGAATATGCCAGGCCTTGGCGACACCGGGGTACATGCAGGCATGGCTCAATTGACCGAAGCCTTCCACGAAAAAGGCGTCTGTCTTGCGAATGATTTCGCGAAAAAAACCTCGTTCGTCCGGAATCGTGACCAAATCTTTGATCTCAACACCCTCGATCATGGCTGCCGTCCTTTCCTTGAGATGCTGAACACGTGATATATCGACGCAAAAATCAATTATTCATTTTAACAAAACCGAATTATTTTCAACCGTTATCGAGCGGGTAGAAAACGAACCCCGGCCTTCCGCTGAAAAAATCGACTGGAAAGTCGGGGCCAATCAAAAGTCGCGCTGCGGTGAATGAAATTTACGCATTCGGACACGACAAGTCAATCATTATTTTTATTTTTTGGTTTTATCGCCAGTGACACGCGCCGCCAGGCCGATTGGTCGGAAACTCGATCCGTCACGCGAATTGTCAAATGATGGTGGCCGGCCGGCTGGCCGAGAATCTCGAGGCGTTGATACAGTTTTTCCTCTGGGCTGCCGCCGGTCGCTTCAAATGTAGAACCAATGGCCACGCTCTGCCGGTGCCATCCCAAAAGTTTACCGAGACGGATGGCGGCGCGGCTGATCAAACTCTTGTTTTCCGCCGCGGGTTCGACAACATAGTCAATCTGATAATGGCTTTGGCCGCCGGCATCCAGCGCCAGGTTATAAATTTCATAATAAACATAAATCGGTGTTTCCTCAAAAAATTCTTGAAAAAAAACCGGCACGAGATGAACCTCACCGTCACGATACAATTCCAAATCCGCGCTGGCGCTGTCGGAAACGGCTAAAACCACGCTGCTCATGTGCAAGCGTTCACTGGAAAAATCTTCGATGACGACTTTTTCTCTTTCAGCGCCGGATCGGCCGGATTTCGGATCCAAAACCTCCAGCGAAATCTGATACGCGCCGGGCTTCATTCGCACCGGCCAGCGAGCCGCCAAATGATCTGCCACGGCAGTCGAGCTGACCAGTTGGCATTTTTCGCGCCACTGGCGAACCGCGTCCCAATTTTCATTAAAAAAGAACAACCCTCGCTGAAGCGTTGGTTTTGTCGCGTCCAGAGCCGAATCGGCAACCCCAAAATAAATTTCCACTTTTGTGCTGTCGGGGTTTTGCCGGTCACGGAATTGTGCGATGACGTGCGGCAGCTTTAAGCGCCCGCCACCGTGCGGAAACTCGTAACGCTCGGGCAGCTCGCGAATTTTGTCGTCAAAGATCACCTTGCCGTCAAGCTCGCCGACGCTGCCCCAGGCAAACGCATAATTCCAATTCAAAAAGCGATCTTCAAAAACCATTTGAAAGTCGCCGTAATTCCAAAACTCTTTCGAGGTATTGAGCGTGACCCGGCCGGTTGCGCTGCTGCCGAGGTCGGCGCCGGTGCGCGTGCGCCAGCGCGGGTGGCCGAAGCGAATCAGCGTTTGGCCGCGGTCGGTTTTCCAGCCGGCAATATTTTTTTCGGGAACGCCGTAACGCAAATTCGCATACGCGATGCGGCCAAAATGCTCCAGCAATCTCTCGTTCGCCTCAGTGAGAAAAAGCGGATCGCGCGCCGTCCAAAACCGCTGCTGCATCCGCGTTTGCAGCGAATCCGGCGCCCGTTCATAAATTTTCAGCGAGTCGGGGGAAAGCACGGTTTGCAGCGAATAGAAAAGCGCGCGGTCAGCCGGCG from candidate division KSB1 bacterium includes these protein-coding regions:
- a CDS encoding isoprenylcysteine carboxylmethyltransferase family protein, translated to MRKFFFKYRSYTPIPLLLAILIWAEPCPASLMGGFVITCLGECLRLWAVGHAGGATRTTGEAGAGAELITHGPFAHVRNPLYLGNFLIALGFCLMAAAWMPWMLIVFIALFSVQYGFIVSLEEEHLRKHFGQIYEDYLAQVPRFLPRLRPFRPQHVPAMPFKRVVKIEKDTLLSTFLITLAIFLRWKFAT
- a CDS encoding SDR family oxidoreductase, whose protein sequence is MDLDIAGKVALVTASSRGLGRATAEVLVQEGVNVFICARGAVALEQAVGAIRALNGGEVEAMVADVTRAEDVTRLIQRCVERFGRLDILVNNAGGPPTGMFADVTEEHWAIGFDLVLMSMMRLCAAAIPHMKKHKWGRIVNIASIAARQTLDGAMISNTLRPAMIGFGKSLSFELAPHNITVNNVAPGWVRTDRVDELLHMHAKRDGITFEEALARAESTIPLGRMGRPEEVGALIAFLASKRASFITGSTFLVDGGSFRGL
- a CDS encoding dTDP-4-dehydrorhamnose 3,5-epimerase family protein codes for the protein MIEGVEIKDLVTIPDERGFFREIIRKTDAFFVEGFGQLSHACMYPGVAKAWHIHKVQTDWWYVPIGNLKLVLFDKRPHSSTQGELQTIFMGENYPTKVVKIPPGVAHGCKALGGVTHLFYVTSSVYDPNDEGRIPHYDNAIGYDWLAGPEIK
- a CDS encoding GWxTD domain-containing protein, with the translated sequence MIFLYFPTMLILLTIALVAANAWGLPQPRAGSEKRLAAQQLFRQTLSARPALSLEEYIRQLERVTALDGKFAEAFHELGRAYIQQETIAGRDRAVEALERAMQLAPQNTEYRYTMAKLQLRRGAHATAKSEFRKIIKLDPMQARAHYELALFYEEDMLHYRDMISPHENATLYFYEFANKDFLEAERLFRSAIGLDPQMAEAYHHLAGLYFDAQLHEKMAALMERATAKLSTADLFLFLGLARQQLGKPDAAMQAYQKALELMPPADRALFYSLQTVLSPDSLKIYERAPDSLQTRMQQRFWTARDPLFLTEANERLLEHFGRIAYANLRYGVPEKNIAGWKTDRGQTLIRFGHPRWRTRTGADLGSSATGRVTLNTSKEFWNYGDFQMVFEDRFLNWNYAFAWGSVGELDGKVIFDDKIRELPERYEFPHGGGRLKLPHVIAQFRDRQNPDSTKVEIYFGVADSALDATKPTLQRGLFFFNENWDAVRQWREKCQLVSSTAVADHLAARWPVRMKPGAYQISLEVLDPKSGRSGAEREKVVIEDFSSERLHMSSVVLAVSDSASADLELYRDGEVHLVPVFFQEFFEETPIYVYYEIYNLALDAGGQSHYQIDYVVEPAAENKSLISRAAIRLGKLLGWHRQSVAIGSTFEATGGSPEEKLYQRLEILGQPAGHHHLTIRVTDRVSDQSAWRRVSLAIKPKNKNND